A single region of the Oenococcus kitaharae DSM 17330 genome encodes:
- a CDS encoding YdcF family protein, which produces MFKQLQTILLSSGINPVIXLGLALIFLLLAVFVSHLNRYSLKCGWFLNLSLYSLLVFFLLASADRGLLAFTVVSIAIGILAAAIIGLALYSALTLVAWSFRLSANKKYRSRYHFATDLVIFIFTVICILLIIDFFQIKLPAAWVALFAFAPLFTIYLAFVFANFLTQTFLINWQGHRAARQAASYDYVIILGAGLINGKQISASLAQRIKAVIFFAQNHGQAIIIASGGKGSDEKLSEATAIGQELLKAGYPENKIRYENSSTNTRENFKNSLQLISQEHHNSESLQLAFVSNSYHLTRAAYLAKKQKIKITAIPAKTPKNYIASGWFREFAAMLLIKKRQQMVVLLLFLFASLFLAMLIWFF; this is translated from the coding sequence GTGTTCAAACAGTTGCAAACAATTCTTTTAAGTAGCGGCATTAATCCTGTCATAMCGCTAGGGTTGGCGCTGATTTTTCTGCTCTTAGCAGTTTTTGTCTCGCACCTCAATCGCTATTCTCTCAAGTGCGGCTGGTTTTTAAACTTATCCCTTTATTCTCTGCTGGTTTTTTTCCTGTTGGCCTCGGCTGATCGGGGGTTGCTGGCCTTTACTGTCGTTTCAATTGCTATCGGCATACTCGCAGCTGCCATTATCGGCCTAGCCCTCTATTCCGCACTAACGCTGGTTGCTTGGAGCTTTAGGCTATCAGCCAACAAGAAATACCGCTCACGATATCATTTCGCGACCGATTTGGTTATTTTCATTTTTACAGTCATCTGTATACTGCTAATCATAGATTTTTTCCAGATCAAACTGCCAGCTGCTTGGGTGGCGTTATTTGCCTTTGCCCCGCTATTTACGATTTATTTAGCTTTTGTATTCGCTAATTTTCTAACACAGACATTTTTAATTAATTGGCAGGGCCATCGTGCCGCCAGGCAAGCTGCCAGCTATGATTATGTGATTATCTTGGGAGCTGGATTAATCAACGGCAAGCAAATTTCTGCCAGTTTGGCCCAGCGCATCAAAGCAGTCATCTTTTTTGCACAAAATCACGGACAAGCAATAATTATTGCTTCTGGCGGAAAAGGCAGCGATGAAAAACTCAGTGAGGCCACGGCCATCGGCCAGGAACTACTCAAGGCTGGTTACCCGGAAAATAAAATTCGTTACGAAAATTCATCCACGAACACACGTGAAAACTTTAAAAATTCCCTGCAGCTCATTAGCCAAGAACATCATAATAGTGAATCGCTACAGCTGGCCTTTGTCAGTAACTCTTATCATTTGACCAGGGCCGCATACCTTGCCAAAAAACAAAAAATCAAAATCACGGCCATTCCGGCAAAAACGCCTAAAAATTATATCGCTTCCGGATGGTTTCGAGAATTTGCTGCCATGCTGTTGATAAAAAAACGTCAACAGATGGTCGTGCTATTATTGTTCTTGTTTGCCAGTTTATTTTTGGCGATGTTAATCTGGTTTTTCTAA
- a CDS encoding magnesium transporter CorA family protein, giving the protein MLKTHQINTKLIWYEVQDPSQAEQDQLIKLGVTREMLFYALDQNESARTEIDPVSGNSLIVFDIITPNSRLAATEPVGMLIDKKGNFYTIARSTTTRISEKLFATARENYPDKSHLTAIDIFLNTSSVLIAEYISTITTVNRRRNVIQSNLRQKIQSGAISSLMELETQMIYMLDSLRTDRTAISRLQAYLGDQVDDRQKEYFADVLVENTQAVDMANQAAEVIGAISGAYTNLNNQRLDKSLRILTMLQALMAVPTIVTGFYGMNMKLPFTNMPYSWLLTFAITGLLIIVEIYILIKAHFFDR; this is encoded by the coding sequence ATGCTGAAAACACATCAAATAAATACAAAATTGATTTGGTACGAGGTGCAAGATCCCAGCCAAGCAGAACAGGATCAATTAATCAAACTGGGCGTGACCCGTGAGATGCTTTTTTATGCCTTGGATCAAAATGAATCGGCCCGTACTGAAATCGATCCGGTTAGCGGAAATTCACTGATTGTCTTTGATATTATCACACCCAATTCCCGCTTGGCTGCCACAGAGCCAGTTGGCATGCTGATTGATAAAAAAGGCAATTTTTATACCATTGCTCGCTCGACAACGACCAGAATTTCTGAAAAACTGTTTGCTACAGCCAGGGAAAATTATCCCGACAAAAGCCATTTGACAGCAATAGATATCTTTTTAAATACCAGTTCAGTTTTAATTGCAGAATACATCAGCACAATTACAACCGTGAACCGGCGGCGGAACGTCATTCAATCTAATCTCAGACAAAAAATTCAATCTGGTGCCATTTCATCTTTAATGGAATTGGAAACACAAATGATTTATATGCTGGATTCTTTGAGAACTGATCGGACAGCCATTTCACGACTGCAAGCCTATTTGGGCGATCAGGTAGATGATCGGCAAAAAGAATACTTTGCCGATGTCCTCGTGGAAAACACACAAGCGGTCGATATGGCCAATCAAGCGGCTGAAGTCATTGGAGCCATTTCGGGTGCCTATACCAATTTGAACAATCAGCGTTTGGACAAGTCATTAAGAATTTTGACAATGCTGCAAGCATTAATGGCTGTACCGACAATTGTGACAGGCTTTTACGGGATGAATATGAAACTGCCCTTTACGAATATGCCCTATTCTTGGCTGCTGACTTTTGCAATTACAGGACTATTAATCATTGTCGAAATCTATATTTTAATCAAAGCACATTTCTTCGACCGCTAA
- a CDS encoding LTA synthase family protein: protein MTSALKIFAGHIINRFNPNRSRAAFLWLLTLFFWAKTLLAYFSDFAGLGAADPFQFFIMIINPLATMIIIFSLVSFIKHKLPFYITALSVDALLTLLLYINCIYYREMTSFVSVNVMLGYSKVNQGLGSASLSLMHFQDPFYWLDLIVIIVLLLLRRVRMQEKSVSKQHSFLALSLGFLALCFNLFLADCSRPQLLTRGFDDTYFVKYMGINFYTVQDAINTVQINTLRNSAKPSDLNPIKQFIRSHYAKPNKKYFGIAKGRNVIYIHLESFQQFAIDLKINGQEVTPFLNSLYHGKDTIAFSNFFHQVGQGKTSDAENMLETSTFGLPTGSLFNKYATNTFQAMPAIINQRRGYSTAVFHGNVASFWNRNVVYKSLGYQHFLDASYFDVSGYKSEGWGLKDKLLFKDSVPYLEKMQQPFYVKYLTVTNHYPFQLDKIDQDPKFQTTATGDPIIDNYFLTNHYLDQSIKEFYAYLDKAGLLKKSIIVLYGDHYGISNSENKTLATVFGRDPATWTANDDAQLQRVPYMIDIPGSKVGHIDPTYGGEIDALPTLEHLLGISNKRYLQFGQDLLSKQHQQLVAFRDQDFVTPKYTYTGGKLWDNASGQPIDEKTMLPKLANQVKKWQDQVSDELSLSDQLTYKDLMRFYHPQGFTDVDPKRYDYGIRNTRQQLNRQNRILGKKSTSLWSKNNDKTTASLYKTDAPEQYFKPSNWARIQYHNPDDSAGRTK from the coding sequence ATGACTTCAGCTCTCAAAATTTTTGCCGGCCATATTATTAATCGTTTCAATCCTAATCGTAGTCGCGCTGCCTTCCTATGGCTGCTGACCTTATTTTTTTGGGCAAAAACGTTATTAGCCTACTTTTCAGATTTTGCCGGTCTTGGTGCGGCTGATCCTTTCCAATTTTTTATTATGATCATTAATCCTCTGGCCACGATGATCATTATCTTTTCACTTGTTTCATTCATTAAGCACAAACTGCCTTTCTATATCACGGCTTTGAGCGTTGACGCACTGCTGACGCTCCTTTTGTATATTAACTGTATTTACTATCGAGAAATGACTAGTTTTGTATCAGTTAATGTGATGCTGGGCTATTCCAAAGTGAACCAAGGCCTTGGGAGCGCATCTTTGTCTCTCATGCATTTTCAGGATCCATTTTACTGGCTGGACCTGATCGTTATCATCGTTTTGCTGCTATTGAGACGAGTTAGGATGCAGGAAAAATCAGTGAGCAAGCAACACTCTTTTCTAGCTTTGTCTTTAGGTTTTTTGGCTTTATGTTTTAATTTATTTTTAGCTGACTGCTCGCGTCCACAATTGCTGACACGTGGTTTTGATGATACATATTTTGTGAAATACATGGGAATCAATTTTTACACGGTACAAGACGCGATTAATACTGTGCAGATCAATACCCTGAGAAATTCTGCTAAACCAAGCGATTTAAATCCAATTAAACAATTTATTCGATCACATTACGCCAAACCGAACAAGAAATATTTCGGAATTGCCAAAGGACGCAACGTTATTTATATCCATTTGGAATCCTTTCAGCAGTTTGCAATCGATTTGAAAATTAATGGTCAGGAAGTCACACCTTTTTTGAATTCCCTTTACCACGGCAAAGATACAATCGCTTTTTCCAATTTTTTCCACCAAGTAGGACAAGGGAAAACTTCAGACGCGGAAAATATGTTAGAAACATCGACATTCGGCCTGCCGACGGGATCACTATTTAACAAATATGCAACCAATACCTTTCAGGCTATGCCAGCTATCATCAATCAGCGCAGGGGCTATTCAACAGCCGTTTTTCATGGAAACGTTGCTTCTTTTTGGAACCGGAATGTCGTTTATAAATCACTAGGCTATCAGCATTTTCTTGACGCCTCTTATTTCGATGTTAGCGGGTATAAATCGGAGGGCTGGGGTCTGAAAGATAAGCTCCTTTTTAAGGATTCCGTTCCGTATCTGGAAAAAATGCAGCAGCCCTTTTACGTTAAATACCTGACTGTGACTAACCATTATCCGTTTCAACTCGATAAAATTGATCAAGACCCTAAATTCCAGACAACCGCGACCGGCGATCCGATTATTGATAATTACTTTTTAACGAACCATTATTTGGATCAATCTATCAAAGAATTTTATGCTTATTTGGACAAAGCCGGCCTTTTGAAAAAATCCATCATTGTTTTGTACGGTGACCATTACGGCATTTCAAATTCGGAAAATAAAACCTTAGCCACTGTTTTCGGCCGCGATCCAGCAACCTGGACAGCAAACGACGACGCGCAATTGCAGCGTGTACCTTATATGATTGATATTCCGGGCAGTAAAGTCGGGCACATCGATCCAACCTACGGTGGTGAGATAGATGCCTTACCAACTTTGGAACATTTATTGGGAATATCCAACAAACGTTATCTCCAATTTGGTCAGGATCTGCTTAGCAAGCAGCATCAACAGTTAGTGGCCTTTCGTGATCAGGATTTTGTGACACCCAAATATACTTATACTGGCGGAAAATTATGGGACAATGCCAGTGGACAGCCGATTGACGAAAAAACCATGTTACCAAAACTTGCTAACCAAGTGAAAAAATGGCAAGACCAAGTCAGCGACGAACTGTCTTTGTCAGACCAATTAACCTATAAAGATTTGATGCGTTTTTATCACCCTCAAGGTTTTACAGATGTTGATCCTAAAAGATATGACTATGGTATCCGCAACACACGCCAGCAATTGAATAGGCAAAATCGTATTTTAGGCAAAAAGTCCACTTCTCTTTGGTCGAAAAATAATGATAAAACCACAGCTAGCCTCTATAAGACTGATGCACCAGAACAATATTTTAAGCCTTCTAATTGGGCTCGAATCCAGTATCACAATCCTGATGATTCGGCAGGACGGACGAAATAA
- a CDS encoding GAF domain-containing protein, translating to MTELKADTTLSKVFLAAYEDEKDTTANLANAAAVLFQFVEDINWAGFYLFSKEDGDLVLGPFQGLPATPRIAQGKGVVGTAFAKQQIIIVPNVHQFAGHIACDPASNAEIVLPLTKADGQKIGVMDIDSTTINRFDEQIKMDLHDFSATLIAHI from the coding sequence ATGACTGAATTAAAAGCTGATACAACTTTAAGCAAAGTATTTTTGGCCGCTTACGAAGACGAAAAGGATACGACGGCCAATTTGGCCAATGCGGCAGCTGTATTATTCCAATTTGTCGAGGACATTAACTGGGCCGGTTTTTATCTGTTTTCTAAGGAGGATGGTGATTTAGTCCTAGGCCCCTTTCAAGGCCTGCCGGCCACTCCGCGGATTGCCCAAGGAAAGGGCGTTGTAGGGACCGCATTCGCCAAACAACAGATTATCATTGTACCGAACGTTCATCAGTTTGCCGGACATATTGCATGTGATCCAGCCTCGAATGCCGAAATTGTCTTGCCGCTGACAAAAGCTGATGGCCAAAAAATCGGTGTGATGGACATTGATTCGACAACAATCAACCGTTTTGATGAGCAAATTAAGATGGATTTACATGACTTTTCAGCAACTTTGATTGCCCACATTTAA
- a CDS encoding NAD(P)/FAD-dependent oxidoreductase, with protein sequence MANDLFDLAIIGAGPVGLFAQYYAGLRELKTALIEATPQLGGQITALYPEKNILDVAGFPGISGRDLVKKLQEQANLIDGKTFLNSNVTNLRKQDSQFELEINNHALITAKSVIIASGNGSFSPRKLSVPGAEEMFQAGRMRYLLPNLAKSPYQDFTVVGGGNTAVDYALELIEHDKQVHLIHRRDRFRALESSITKLQQNPLATFETPNKIVGLQISDGRLAIQMQNIDDDRLQTIVTDQLIVGYGFTASSASLDLWETLPVKINNGFVTDPTQMTSIPGIFAVGDASSYAGKADIIASGFGEVPTAANSAVNYFDPERGGPAHSTSLNLGEFHD encoded by the coding sequence ATGGCAAACGATTTATTTGATCTTGCAATAATTGGTGCTGGCCCAGTGGGTCTTTTTGCGCAATATTATGCCGGTCTGCGTGAATTGAAAACGGCTTTGATTGAAGCGACACCGCAATTGGGCGGGCAGATTACAGCTCTTTATCCTGAGAAAAATATTTTGGATGTGGCTGGTTTTCCCGGTATTTCTGGCCGTGATCTTGTCAAAAAATTACAGGAGCAGGCTAATTTGATTGATGGCAAAACTTTTTTGAACTCCAATGTCACGAATTTAAGAAAACAAGATAGTCAATTTGAATTAGAAATTAATAATCATGCTTTGATTACAGCTAAATCAGTCATCATTGCCAGCGGAAATGGTTCTTTTAGCCCCCGTAAATTGTCTGTACCCGGTGCTGAGGAAATGTTCCAAGCCGGCAGGATGCGATATCTGCTGCCGAATCTGGCTAAAAGCCCATATCAGGATTTCACTGTGGTCGGCGGCGGCAATACAGCAGTCGATTATGCACTGGAATTAATCGAGCACGATAAACAGGTGCATCTGATTCATCGTCGGGATCGCTTCAGAGCGCTAGAATCCTCAATTACCAAATTACAGCAAAACCCGCTGGCAACTTTTGAAACGCCTAATAAAATTGTCGGTCTTCAAATATCAGACGGTCGTTTGGCAATTCAAATGCAGAATATTGACGATGACCGCTTGCAGACTATTGTGACTGATCAATTGATTGTTGGGTATGGATTTACTGCCTCATCGGCCAGCTTGGACTTATGGGAGACGCTGCCAGTCAAAATTAACAATGGTTTTGTGACTGATCCCACACAAATGACCTCAATCCCAGGCATTTTTGCGGTCGGGGATGCCAGCAGTTATGCCGGAAAAGCGGATATTATCGCCAGCGGTTTTGGCGAAGTACCAACAGCCGCCAACTCGGCTGTTAATTATTTTGATCCCGAACGCGGCGGCCCAGCCCATTCCACAAGTTTGAATCTAGGAGAATTTCATGACTGA